One window of the Salminus brasiliensis chromosome 1, fSalBra1.hap2, whole genome shotgun sequence genome contains the following:
- the LOC140574979 gene encoding vesicular inhibitory amino acid transporter, whose amino-acid sequence MLLLLGPVQTVSGMSLVERVRAQAGLLWTAHFSSDREENLGLVQRDDLSRTYRENISPSSSQSENTNDEGETQRTQLRITTWEAGWNVTNAIQGIFVLGLPYAVLQSGYTGLLLLVLSALLCCYTGKILISCLYEEDENGQSRRVRHTYADIADGCWSHLCPWLGGKLVNVTQVVELMMTCILYLVVSSNLMCHSFPFLCLSPVTCSALTFLILMPCMLIRDLKVVSRLSFLCSLAHFLITFVVIGYCLRQAPLWAYRGLRLAVDFDGFLVATGVIIFSYTSQIFLPTLEGCMVDRGQFGGMMDWTHVLACVLKTAFSMLALLTWGDDTKEVVSDNLPPALRMMVNLCLLAKALLSYPLPFFSAAQLLQTGVLQPEAGQCELSDMPEWHTLVLRASLLLLSFVMALYVPHFSLLMGLTGSVTGAVMTLLLPALFHLQLKWRQLSAGGKLLDVVILGLGCVCSLAGVIRSIRAMIHAFTDT is encoded by the exons atGTTATTATTGCTGGGTCCGGTGCAGACAGTCAGCGGTATGTCTCTTGTGGAGCGGGTGCGAGCTCAGGCTGGGCTACTCTGGACAGCCCACTTCAGCTCAGACAGAGAGGAAAACCTGGGCTTGGTCCAGAGAGATGACCTGAGCCGAACCTACAGAGAAAACATCTCACCATCCAGCTCTCAGAGCGAAAACACAAATGACGAAGGCGAAACTCAACGCACACAGCTCAGGATCACCACTTGGGAGGCAGGATGGAACGTCACCAATGCTATACAG GGTATCTTTGTGTTGGGTCTGCCCTATGCTGTGCTGCAGAGTGGTTATACTGGGCTGCTGCTGTTGGTTCTCTCAGCGCTGCTCTGTTGCTACACCGGCAAAATCCTCATATCCTGCCTGTACGAAGAAGATGAAAACGGCCAGTCGCGACGTGTCCGCCACACTTACGCCGACATCGCCGACGGCTGCTGGAGCCACCTATGCCCATGGCTGGGAGGCAAACTGGTCAACGTTACCCAGGTGGTGGAGCTGATGATGACCTGCATCCTATACCTGGTCGTCAGCAGCAACCTGATGTGCCACAGCTTCCCCTTTCTGTGCTTGAGCCCGGTGACCTGCTCGGCCTTGACCTTTTTGATCCTGATGCCCTGCATGCTGATCCGTGACCTAAAGGTGGTATCGCGGCTCAGCTTCCTGTGCTCCCTGGCACACTTCCTCATCACCTTTGTTGTGATTGGCTACTGTTTGCGTCAGGCTCCGCTGTGGGCGTACAGAGGGCTGAGGCTGGCGGTGGACTTTGATGGTTTCCTGGTAGCGACAGGTGTTATTATCTTCAGTTACACGTCGCAAATATTCCTGCCCACGCTGGAGGGGTGCATGGTAGACCGAGGGCAGTTCGGGGGAATGATGGACTGGACACATGTGCTGGCATGTGTTCTGAAGACTGCATTCTCAATGCTGGCATTGCTGACCTGGGGGGACGACACCAAGGAG GTGGTCAGTGATAATCTGCCCCCTGCTCTGAGGATGATGGTGAATCTGTGTCTGCTGGCTAAAGCCCTGCTCTCGTACCCTCTGCCCTTCTTCTCTGCTGCCCAGCTGCTGCAGACGGGTGTGCTGCAGCCGGAAGCTGGGCAGTGCGAGCTGTCAGACATGCCGGAGTGGCACACACTCGTCCTCCGTgcttccctcctcctcctctccttcgtCATGGCTCTGTATGTCCCTCACTTCTCCCTTCTGATGGGTCTGACGGGCAGCGTGACTGGAGCGGTGATGACCCTGCTGCTGCCGGCTCTGTTTCACCTGCAGCTGAAGTGGAGGCAGCTGAGCGCAGGGGGAAAGCTGTTGGACGTGGTTATCCTAGGCCTGGGCTGTGTGTGCAGCCTGGCAGGGGTCATTCGCTCCATCAGGGCCATGATCCATGCCTTCACTGACACATag